A segment of the Dehalococcoidia bacterium genome:
GATGTGAGTGTTGGGTCTGACTATGGTGTCGGCGCCGATCTCGACGTCCCAGTCGATATACACCGACTGCGGGTCCTGCATGGAGACACCGTTGCGCATCCACTTCTCTCTGATGCGTTCTCTCACGATCGACTCTGCGGCTGACAACTCAACACGATCGTTTACTCCTCTTGCCTCTTTCGCATCACTCAGGCCGAGGGTTGTCACTCCGTACCTGGAGCTAGCAGCCAGGCCGATAAGGTCCGTCACGTAGACTTCACCTGAAGTAGAGACCTGTACATGCGGCAGGCTGTCCCACAACCAGGCTGAACGAAAGCAATAGACACCCGCATTGATCTCTCTGATCTTAAGCGTATCTTCATCTGCCTCGGAGTGCTCCGCGATGGACGTGACCTGTCCCTCCGAATCACGCACCACTCTTCCGAGACCGGCCGGTTCATCCACTGTTGCAGTCAGCATCGTAACCACAGCCTCGGACCGGATATGGGCCGTTCCCAGATCGTCCAGTGTGCCGCCCTGAATCAGCGGTACGTCAGCGTTGATGACAAGCACGTTGTCGTGTTCACCCACTGCCTCCCTGGCACGGAGCAGCGCGTCACCTGTACCCAGTGGCTCACTCTGGAACGCGTACTTGAAGGACTCCCCAAGAGTTTCGACTATCGGTGAACCGGCATGTGGGACGACCACGACGATCGGATCATAGCCGGCTGCCCGTACAGTCTCGGAAACGATGGCTACCATCGGCTTGCCGCACACTTCATGCAGGGCCTTGGGAGTACGGGAGTTCATCCGACTGCCCTCTCCCGCTGCGAGGATTACGGCTGCGAAGGAAGTCATTGCGAGGACACAAAAAAACGCCTAACTGAGGGGCAGGTTGTGCCCGAGTCAGGCGCGGATCTGCTGATAGATCTATCAGATAAGTCGTCCACTTTGGCGAATGCTAGCAAAGGCCCTTCAGAGTGTCAATCATCTGGACATACCTCGTACTGCCGTTCTATCCTTACCCCATACCCTATGTTCGCTCGAATTCGAGCGATTACTCAGTTTCCTTTGGAGGAACGCACGAATGGCAAGCTTCAAAGTTGCAATACAAAAGCCCACAAATGTGACCTTCGCCCTCGGCGGCGGTGACTACGACTACGAGATGGAATACCTCTCGACCATAGACGCAGAGATAGTCGAGTTCGAGGCCGCCAGTGAGGGCGAGATCATCGAGCAGGTACGCGACTGCGACGCCCTGATCGCCCGTGGCGACCGCATCACAGAGTCGATCATCAATAGTCTCGACAACTGCAAGATCATCGCGCTTGGTAGCGTGGGCGCCGACACTGTCGATGTCCCTGCCGCTACCGCGCGAAACATACCCGTCACCAATGTCCCTGATACCTTCATCGAAGAGGTCGCCGACCACACCATGATGCTCCTCCTGGCGACGTTCAGGCGACTGAACCTGATGGACGAGATGGTCCGCACCGGACGCTACGGCGAGGGGCGACCCTATCTCAACCAGTTCCCGCGACTGTACGGTCAGACATTGGGATTTGTCTCTTTTGGCCACGTCGCGAGAGCGACTGCCCTCCGTGCAGCCCCGTTCGGGCTACGCATGATGGCGTTCGACCCATATATCGAAGAGCTGACCATTACCAGCTACGGTGTCGAGCCCGTCAGCTTGAACGAGCTTCTAGAGCGCTCCGACATCGTCTCCATGCACGCGCCATCGACTTCTGAAGTCCACCACATGCTCACCGAAGAACATTTCCGGCGCATGAAGCCGACCGCCCTCTTCATCAACAACGGCCGCGGTCCGACGGTAGACGAGGCTGCGCTGATCAGGGCACTGGACGAAGGCTGGATAGCCGGAGCCGGTCTGGACGTCACCGAGATCGAGCCTCCTCATCCCGACAACCCGCTGCTGAAGATGGACAACGTCATCCTGACACCTCACGTCGCGTCTGCATCCGCCAGGATGTCTCCAGAAGCACGCCGAAGGGTAGGGCAGGAGATCTCGCTCGTCTTGAGTGGACGCTGGCCCAGGACGTGCGTGAACCCGTCCGTGTTGGTCAAGACCGACCTGATCCGCTGGCAGCCATACTCGATGGAGCGGGGACCCGGGTCCAACTGATATTACGAATCTGCCGGTGCGGCCTCTGGAACATGTCTTGGAGGCCGCGCCAGTAGCACCATCAGCATGGTAAGCGCCCCCAAGGCGGCGAACGCAACGAAGGCGATTTGGTAGCTGCCAGTCAGGTCGAATACTGCACCGGCAGCAACGGCCCCAACCGCTTGGCCGCCGCTGGTTAGTGGCTCCGCGACGCCTCTTATCGCTCCCAGCGAGCGACGTCCGAAGTAGTCAGCATAAGCCACCGGCGGCACCGCAAGCATCCCGCCGAGCCCAAACCCAAAGAATGCAGAATACGCCAGCGCCTGTGTCGTCGAGCTTGCAGTCATGAAGAGCAATGCCCCGATCGCCATAACTGCGGCGACCATGGAAAGGACGTGACGCGCAGGAACGCGCTCGACGATCCAGCCCCATGCAAGGCTTCCTAGTCCTAGGAACGCAGCATTTAGACCCACTCCGACGCCCGCGAACACCGGACTCAGTCCCCCGTCACGCAGGAAGGCTGCGAGGTGGGTGTTGATTCCGGCCTGCATCAGGAACAGCATGCCCGTCCCCGTGGCTAGTATCCAGAGCGCCGGGGTCCTCATGGCCGCCTTCAGTGTCCATCCCGGTTCCTCGTCCGTGGGACTGCCTGAGACCTGCTCTTCTTCCTCAACCTCGTCGCCGTCCGGTTTCAGCCCGACGTCTTCGGGCTTTTCTGCAATCAGGAACGTTGCCGGCAATAGAGCGACCGCCCACACGATAAGTCCGAGAACGATCCAGGCATCCTGCCAGCCGCGCTTATCTATCACGATCGACGCGACAAGCGGGAACATGATCATTCCGATCGAGTGGGAGAGAAACAGGATACCACTTGCCCTCCCACGCATTCTGACGAACCACCGCGTGGCGACAACCGACGCCCCAATCTGCACAGGGCTCGAGAATATGACGCGCCCCACGCCATAGGCCAGGTAGAACGCAATCGGTACAGTCGCCCACGCGAGCGAGATAGTCGACAGTCCTAGTATGAACACGCTCACGGCAAGCACAAGTCGTGCACCGTACCGGTCGATCAGCCAGCCGACTATGGGGGATGCTCCTGAAGCCGCCAGTCCGCCAAAGCTGGCCGCCCCGGCAATTAGCGTGCGGCTCCAGCCGAGGTCTTCTGCGAGGGGAAACATGAACACCGCAATAGTGAGGCTCGCCGCGGCATTCCTGACGATCTGAGTGCTGCTGGCCGACCCCAACACGACCCATCCATAGAAGAACGGAGTTCTATGTGCGAGTCGGGGGGCTAGGTTCAATTAAGGTCCGCAATCACTCAGAGGTCTTTGTCGAAAACACCAGCGGATGCTACCACCGGGCCTGAACCACCGTCAATTCTGTACTTGCAGATACTCCGTAGCGCGGGCGTCTCGCCCGCCCTGAGCGTGTCGAAGGGTATTGACCATTGAGTCACCCACAGCTCTTTCTCTGGCAGCCCGCCACCTGCCCGTTAGAGTTATGCCTTCTAGTAGCCCCGGGCCTCGTCAGTTCCAGTGGGTTGCACGCCTGCGTGGAGGTAGCCGGAGTCAGGGTTGACCATGACGCCTCGAGGTCTCGAGAAACCCCACTCCGTAAAGCGCTCTGGCACGACCTCCACGTTGTGACCCATTTCCGCGAGCATCTCGACGGTCTTCGGGTCGATCCTGTGGTCGACAAAGGTCTCCCGCTCGGCGGCATCGACACTCGGTGCCGTTATCGCCTCCTGCATACTCATCCCGAAGTCGATCACGTTTGAGATTACGTGCGCGATGCGGCACATGATCCTGCGTCCTCCAGGCGCTCCTACGCTGAAGAATGGACTGCCGTCCCTGAGTGCCAGCACGGGTGTCATGTTGTTCAGGCCGCGCTTGTATCCGGCAATCGAGTTCGCCGCTCCGGGCATGGGGTTGAATACGATCACGCCGTTGGTGAGCAGGACCCCCGTACCGGGCACGACCACACCTGAGCCGAACCCTCCGACCGCAGTCTGTGTGCAGGCTACCATGTTCCTGTCTCTGTCGATGACGCTGAAATGTGTAGTGCAGTCGCCCTCGCTCGGTGGCGAGGCCATTACAGCCTGTTCAGGCTTTGGTTGCGGATCGTAGCGCCACGGATCATGTAGGGGACCATCGAGATTGGACACCCACGGTTGCAGCTCGCGCTCATCTTCCAGCTTGGCAACTTCGCGGTCGATGGTAAGGGCGATCTCACTCCCGTACTTCCTCGACAGAATCCCGTTGAGTGGCACTGGTCCGAAATCGGGGTCTCCGACGAAGCTGTAGCGGTCGGCGAACGCGTGCCTGGCCGCTTCTGTAAACAGGTGCAGGTGCTCTGGGGAGCCGTGTGTGAGGACACTCAGATCGAAGCTCTCCAGGATGCGTAGCGTTTGCAGACTCGTGATCGTACCAGCCGGCGCCGGAGAACCGAGCAACTCGTACCCTCTATATGTGACTCCTACAGGTTCCAGCACCTGCGCCTTGTACTCGGCGAGGTCCTTAGCGCTGAGTACTCCGCCGTTCCTCCTCATCTCCTCGTCGATCGCTGCCGCGATCTCGCCCCTGTGCAGAGCGTCCTTGCCCTCCCTGCCAATTCGTTCCAGGGTGTCGGCAAGGTCCCGCTGCACAATTCGTTCGCCGGGAGGAGGCGGAAATCCGTCACTCAGAAAGATGCTTGCGGCCTCCCCAAACCGGACCAGGTTAGGCATAGCCCTGGCGATCATCAGGCAGGCGGTAGGGTCGACCTCGAACCCCTCCCTTGCGTAGTGGATCGCAGGCTCAAGCACTTGCTCCAGTGACAGGACCCCAAACATCTCGTGGGCTCGGCACATACCAGCCGTGACCCCAGGCACGCCTACTGATTGATGCCCTACGGCGTTCGCGCCGTCCTCGACATCGTATATCCCGTTGCCCACCACGGTTTGGCCGGTCACACGGAACATGGCGGCGGTTGCAGCTTTCGGCGCGCGGTGGCCGTAGTCGATGGCGACGGAGCGGCCCTCTGCGGACATATGGACGATCATCTGGCCATGCCCGGCGATCGAGGAGTTCCACGGCTCGATCACGTTGAGGCAGAAGCCGGTCGCGACAGCAGCATCCACGGCGTTCCCGCCGCTTTTCAGGATGTCGACACCGACTTGGGCGGCGATAGGGTGAGCGGTGGCGACGGCGCCGTGTTCGACGACCACCTCGTCCTTGTCAGGCCGCCATATGCTGCGTGTATTCATCGACCCAGACCCCCCCTGGCACAATGTGAGTGCCATCGCTTCCATTGCCAACGACTACTATCCGTGTATTCCCAGCCACAGTAGGCTCCTTACCCTCAGCGCCGTCGCAGTGTCAGCAGGCAGGGCATCACGCGAGGCTATAGCGCCGGTTCAGGGGTACCTCGCTCATCGGGCTCGAAGTAACAACGCTTCCATCAACACTTATCTGCCTGCTATCGAGGTCCACCTCTATCTTGGGGTTGAGGCTGTTTCTTAACATGCGCCTCTTGGTTACTGTCCGCATGTTCTTTACGGGCAGGAGCCTTCGTCGAGTGCCCAATCGGCGCTGCAGGGGCGACTCAAGTGAGGCCTGAGACACAAAGAAGGCGCTTATTCTGGAAGCGGAGTCTCCCATGGCTCCGAATGACGGTCCATACGTAACTGGCTCAGACTGCCTGATAGAGGCGTTACCCTCACCAGTGGGAGACCATGCCACCTGGCCTCCCTTGATGACCATGTCTGGCTTGACACCGAAGAATGCGGGACTCCAGAGCACCACGTCTGCCATCTTGCCCGGCTCCAGCGACCCCACGTAGGACGAGATACCATGGGTAATGGCTGGGTTCAGCGTGTACTTGGCGATATAGCGCAGGATGCGTTCGTTGTCGTGCTCCGGGTGAGTTGCACCTCGCTCAGCCTTCATCTTGTGGGCCAGTTGCCAGGTGCGTGTGATTACCTCGCCAATTCGTCCCATTCCCTGTGAGTCCGAATTGATGATTGGTACTGCCCCTATATCATGGAGCACATCCTCTGCGGCCATGGTTTCCCGCCGCAGTCTTTCGTCGAGAGCGGCTGCCTCAGGTGCGGCATCCACGTTGACACTGTGCACCTGCGCCGTCATGTGAAAGTGCTCTTCGTAAGTGCTGACGGTGTATGGAATCGTAGGAGTGGTGGAGGAGGTGATGATGTTGTTGACCCCTGCGAGCCTGATGAGGTCGGGCGCGTGCCCACCGCCTGCGCCTTCGACGTGATAGGCATGTACGGCGCGTCCGCCAATCGCTTCGATGGTGTCGGACACCTCCATGGACTCATGAAGACCGTCGGTGTGGAGAGCGACCGACACGTCGTACTCGTCAGCCACACGCAGGCATGCGTCGATGACGTAGGGATAAGCGCCCTCGTCCTCATGTATTTTGAAGCCCGCTGCCCCAGCCTCGATGCTCTCCACCATTGGGGACGGGTGGCTCGCGCTACCCCTTGCCTGCAGCGCAAGGTTGACCGGAATGTTCTCGAACGACTGGAGCCAGCCTTCTATCGTGGAGCGCCCTGTGGTGTTCAGACCTGCGCCCACGAACGTTGTCAGGCCCGCACTTAAGGCTGCGTCAATGAGCTTGGGATTGTTCCCGAGGTGCACGTGGCTGTCCACGCCGCCGGGAGTAGCGATGAGTCCGTCCCCACGATACACGACGGTGTTTGGACCGATGATAAGGTCGACATCGTCCATGATTTCGGGATTGCCCGCTCTTCCTACCCCGACGATGGTACCGTCTTTTATTCCGATGCTTCCCTTGAATGTCCCCATCACAGGATCGATGACGATTGCGTTCGAGATGATGTTGTCCAGTTCGCTGTCTTTCGCTGGGCGATGCGAGTACATCATTCCTGTCCTGAGGTTCTTGCCCCATCCCCCCAGGACCTCGTCGCCGTAGTTGGTGTAGTCTCGCTCTATCAGCGCGAACAGGTCCGTATCTCCCAGACGTACGCGGTCTCCTTTGGTGGGTCCATACATGGACCCGTATCTCTGTCTATCGACTTCGAACGGCACGTCTATTCACCTGTGTCGAGAAAGCCCTGAACGCGGGCCTTGGCCAGCGCCTCGCCGGCTTGAGTATCCGACAGGTGTCCGTTCACGAAACCCTGGTACCCGTACACCTGCCTTCTTCCCGCGATGTCTATGAGGCGGACTTCCACACTTTGCCCTGGCTCCCACCGCACGCCACTGCCTGACGGGACGTCGAGACGCCTGCCATACGCCGCGCGCCTGTCGAACCTCAGACGCTTGTTCACTTCAAAAAAGTGGTAGTGCGCGGTCACATAGACTGGATAACGCGATGTATTCTCCACAGATAGGACGACGTGATCCCGACCCTGGTTGCAGAGAATGTCCTCATCGGCGTAGATAACCTCACCTGGAATCATGACAACATCCTCCTCATTCAGCGGATGGGGTTCCGTACGAACATGAGCTTGGTACCCTCTGGAAAGCTCACCTCCACCCTTATGGGGTCCACCATCTCTGGCACACCTTCCATCACGTCCTCGCGGCCGAGTACCTGTGTGGCGCGCTCCAGTGTTTCCACGTAGCTGTTGCCGTCCCTCGCGTACTCCATGATCTCATCACAGATCAGAGCTGTCGCCTCCGGATGGTTCAGCTTAAGTCCTCTGGCTCTCCTACGTCGGGCAAGCTCTGCCGCGCTGAAGATAGTCAATCTGTCCATCTCTCGTGGTGTAAGTCTCATGGCGTCCTCCTCGAATTCGTCGAAGTCCGCTGTCGTGTCCCTACCCATACTATCAGCATCCGGGAAGGGAACCCCTGGTACTTCGCCGAAGAGAAGGAACAGCCCGTCAGTGAATGCAGAGCGGTACGAGCAAGGGCAGGGGACAGTACCCGGGGACGGCGAGGGTGAAAGGGAACCTTGGCAGAAATGAGCTCTAGTCACGTTGAGTCTGGTACCCCTGACTTGACGAAATCAAGAACCGAGGCAGACTCCGATGTCACCCCGTCGCTCGGCATGGGGACCGTATACGTCACCGTAGCCTTGTCTCTGACCACCTCAATGTCCTCAACGAAGTTGCG
Coding sequences within it:
- the glmU gene encoding bifunctional UDP-N-acetylglucosamine diphosphorylase/glucosamine-1-phosphate N-acetyltransferase GlmU; translated protein: MTSFAAVILAAGEGSRMNSRTPKALHEVCGKPMVAIVSETVRAAGYDPIVVVVPHAGSPIVETLGESFKYAFQSEPLGTGDALLRAREAVGEHDNVLVINADVPLIQGGTLDDLGTAHIRSEAVVTMLTATVDEPAGLGRVVRDSEGQVTSIAEHSEADEDTLKIREINAGVYCFRSAWLWDSLPHVQVSTSGEVYVTDLIGLAASSRYGVTTLGLSDAKEARGVNDRVELSAAESIVRERIREKWMRNGVSMQDPQSVYIDWDVEIGADTIVRPNTHIRGATLVGAECEIGPNSILEHSTIGDRVKVIASVIEEATLESNVDVGPFSHIRPGTYIESDVHIGNFAEVKNSRLGRGTKSGHFSYIGDAQVGSNVNIGAGAVTCNFDGRDKHSTVIGDDVFIGSDTMMVAPVTIGDRSYTSAGSVVNKSVPPDSGAIGAPARIRKKRTDETEVGTTRSSDRPTLEN
- a CDS encoding C-terminal binding protein — its product is MASFKVAIQKPTNVTFALGGGDYDYEMEYLSTIDAEIVEFEAASEGEIIEQVRDCDALIARGDRITESIINSLDNCKIIALGSVGADTVDVPAATARNIPVTNVPDTFIEEVADHTMMLLLATFRRLNLMDEMVRTGRYGEGRPYLNQFPRLYGQTLGFVSFGHVARATALRAAPFGLRMMAFDPYIEELTITSYGVEPVSLNELLERSDIVSMHAPSTSEVHHMLTEEHFRRMKPTALFINNGRGPTVDEAALIRALDEGWIAGAGLDVTEIEPPHPDNPLLKMDNVILTPHVASASARMSPEARRRVGQEISLVLSGRWPRTCVNPSVLVKTDLIRWQPYSMERGPGSN
- a CDS encoding MFS transporter, whose translation is MNLAPRLAHRTPFFYGWVVLGSASSTQIVRNAAASLTIAVFMFPLAEDLGWSRTLIAGAASFGGLAASGASPIVGWLIDRYGARLVLAVSVFILGLSTISLAWATVPIAFYLAYGVGRVIFSSPVQIGASVVATRWFVRMRGRASGILFLSHSIGMIMFPLVASIVIDKRGWQDAWIVLGLIVWAVALLPATFLIAEKPEDVGLKPDGDEVEEEEQVSGSPTDEEPGWTLKAAMRTPALWILATGTGMLFLMQAGINTHLAAFLRDGGLSPVFAGVGVGLNAAFLGLGSLAWGWIVERVPARHVLSMVAAVMAIGALLFMTASSTTQALAYSAFFGFGLGGMLAVPPVAYADYFGRRSLGAIRGVAEPLTSGGQAVGAVAAGAVFDLTGSYQIAFVAFAALGALTMLMVLLARPPRHVPEAAPADS
- the ggt gene encoding gamma-glutamyltransferase translates to MNTRSIWRPDKDEVVVEHGAVATAHPIAAQVGVDILKSGGNAVDAAVATGFCLNVIEPWNSSIAGHGQMIVHMSAEGRSVAIDYGHRAPKAATAAMFRVTGQTVVGNGIYDVEDGANAVGHQSVGVPGVTAGMCRAHEMFGVLSLEQVLEPAIHYAREGFEVDPTACLMIARAMPNLVRFGEAASIFLSDGFPPPPGERIVQRDLADTLERIGREGKDALHRGEIAAAIDEEMRRNGGVLSAKDLAEYKAQVLEPVGVTYRGYELLGSPAPAGTITSLQTLRILESFDLSVLTHGSPEHLHLFTEAARHAFADRYSFVGDPDFGPVPLNGILSRKYGSEIALTIDREVAKLEDERELQPWVSNLDGPLHDPWRYDPQPKPEQAVMASPPSEGDCTTHFSVIDRDRNMVACTQTAVGGFGSGVVVPGTGVLLTNGVIVFNPMPGAANSIAGYKRGLNNMTPVLALRDGSPFFSVGAPGGRRIMCRIAHVISNVIDFGMSMQEAITAPSVDAAERETFVDHRIDPKTVEMLAEMGHNVEVVPERFTEWGFSRPRGVMVNPDSGYLHAGVQPTGTDEARGY
- a CDS encoding urease subunit alpha; the encoded protein is MPFEVDRQRYGSMYGPTKGDRVRLGDTDLFALIERDYTNYGDEVLGGWGKNLRTGMMYSHRPAKDSELDNIISNAIVIDPVMGTFKGSIGIKDGTIVGVGRAGNPEIMDDVDLIIGPNTVVYRGDGLIATPGGVDSHVHLGNNPKLIDAALSAGLTTFVGAGLNTTGRSTIEGWLQSFENIPVNLALQARGSASHPSPMVESIEAGAAGFKIHEDEGAYPYVIDACLRVADEYDVSVALHTDGLHESMEVSDTIEAIGGRAVHAYHVEGAGGGHAPDLIRLAGVNNIITSSTTPTIPYTVSTYEEHFHMTAQVHSVNVDAAPEAAALDERLRRETMAAEDVLHDIGAVPIINSDSQGMGRIGEVITRTWQLAHKMKAERGATHPEHDNERILRYIAKYTLNPAITHGISSYVGSLEPGKMADVVLWSPAFFGVKPDMVIKGGQVAWSPTGEGNASIRQSEPVTYGPSFGAMGDSASRISAFFVSQASLESPLQRRLGTRRRLLPVKNMRTVTKRRMLRNSLNPKIEVDLDSRQISVDGSVVTSSPMSEVPLNRRYSLA
- the ureB gene encoding urease subunit beta, whose product is MIPGEVIYADEDILCNQGRDHVVLSVENTSRYPVYVTAHYHFFEVNKRLRFDRRAAYGRRLDVPSGSGVRWEPGQSVEVRLIDIAGRRQVYGYQGFVNGHLSDTQAGEALAKARVQGFLDTGE
- a CDS encoding urease subunit gamma; translated protein: MRLTPREMDRLTIFSAAELARRRRARGLKLNHPEATALICDEIMEYARDGNSYVETLERATQVLGREDVMEGVPEMVDPIRVEVSFPEGTKLMFVRNPIR